Proteins found in one Maridesulfovibrio sp. genomic segment:
- a CDS encoding type IV secretion system protein codes for MSKTTESPYLNAKEEWFERYGSYITSRNQWRNFALGLLATCLLSLTINTIQATQNKVVPYVVEVDKLGHSVAVKRADQAEPISARIIQAEIANLIVNWRTVTADIGLQKKMVQRMSSFVIGAARGATRSWYEANNPYERGQKVLVEVDIKGIPLPVSSESWRIEWLETVRNHSGVAISSTKYEATVKVRISSPTTDSQIIRNPAGVYITELSWAKLLEQ; via the coding sequence ATGTCTAAAACAACTGAATCCCCATACCTCAACGCCAAAGAAGAATGGTTTGAGCGCTACGGCAGTTACATAACCAGTCGTAACCAGTGGCGTAATTTTGCCCTTGGCCTGCTTGCTACCTGCCTTCTTTCGCTAACGATAAATACCATTCAGGCTACCCAGAATAAGGTCGTTCCCTACGTGGTTGAAGTGGATAAACTCGGTCATTCTGTTGCCGTGAAACGTGCTGATCAGGCTGAACCTATTTCCGCCCGGATCATTCAGGCCGAAATCGCCAACCTCATCGTCAATTGGCGGACCGTTACCGCTGATATTGGGCTACAAAAGAAGATGGTTCAGCGCATGTCCTCGTTTGTGATCGGCGCGGCCCGTGGCGCGACCCGCAGTTGGTACGAGGCGAACAACCCTTATGAACGGGGCCAGAAGGTACTCGTTGAGGTTGATATCAAGGGCATTCCTCTCCCGGTCAGCTCCGAAAGCTGGCGTATAGAATGGCTGGAAACAGTGCGCAACCATTCCGGTGTCGCCATCTCCAGCACCAAATATGAAGCGACCGTAAAAGTTCGCATATCTTCCCCTACAACTGACAGCCAGATCATCCGCAACCCTGCCGGTGTCTATATCACCGAGCTGTCATGGGCAAAACTTCTTGAACAATAG
- the trbL gene encoding P-type conjugative transfer protein TrbL, producing the protein MNISFKICKNIPLHLFISNKKFFYIVGLSTILLLLATSAFAQETIEPTQDTHLLSILLNRFQTESDKWEPLIQGYSLALFKYLLIIDIVWKGIRLGIKRAPVEEIISELLLFVLFSTIMLVTIFHYKEWSNSIMALFSHIAQDAGAPEATPTAIFKAGMKILGKIWAEASVWSPITGTVYALCAIALIITFSLIAAQMMLVKCESFIVLNAGAILLGLGGAQITREYAINFLRYALSVALKLFVMQLLVSLSITFINEFVALNAKNVQEIFVVLGASVIILALTMSIPDIVSGIVNGSHVSTGNAMASAVTAVSTATLAAGRGFSGGLGGAVGAKRSMDSLKEACSFADSAGKSGMGKIGHVAGTGMRALRDNLSQGRSAGVRSSVKAQHEAFKMEQADSGPSNDWWHP; encoded by the coding sequence ATGAATATCTCCTTTAAAATTTGTAAAAATATACCCTTACACTTATTTATAAGCAACAAAAAGTTCTTCTATATTGTTGGGTTGAGTACAATTTTATTACTACTTGCGACCAGTGCCTTCGCTCAAGAAACAATCGAACCAACTCAAGACACACACCTTCTCTCTATACTTCTGAATCGATTTCAAACAGAGTCAGATAAATGGGAGCCTCTTATACAAGGATATTCCCTCGCCCTTTTTAAATATCTGCTCATTATAGATATTGTATGGAAAGGAATAAGGCTCGGCATTAAAAGAGCACCAGTAGAAGAAATCATATCAGAACTGCTTCTGTTCGTATTGTTCTCCACCATAATGTTGGTGACTATTTTCCACTATAAAGAATGGTCCAATTCAATCATGGCTCTTTTTAGCCATATAGCTCAGGACGCCGGGGCTCCAGAAGCCACACCAACAGCTATTTTCAAAGCTGGCATGAAAATACTAGGAAAAATTTGGGCTGAAGCATCAGTGTGGAGTCCTATTACCGGTACCGTATATGCTCTATGCGCAATAGCATTAATCATTACATTTTCTCTTATTGCAGCCCAGATGATGCTGGTAAAATGCGAATCCTTCATTGTCCTCAATGCCGGGGCCATACTTCTCGGCTTGGGTGGTGCGCAGATAACCAGAGAATATGCCATCAATTTCCTGCGCTATGCACTTTCAGTCGCTTTAAAGCTCTTTGTCATGCAACTCCTTGTTTCTTTAAGTATTACTTTCATCAACGAATTCGTAGCACTTAACGCAAAAAATGTTCAGGAAATCTTTGTAGTTCTAGGCGCATCAGTAATCATACTCGCTCTCACCATGTCCATCCCAGACATTGTTTCAGGAATAGTCAACGGTTCTCATGTTTCAACAGGAAATGCCATGGCTTCCGCAGTTACAGCTGTCAGTACGGCCACTCTGGCTGCTGGGCGTGGTTTTAGTGGCGGGTTGGGTGGTGCTGTTGGAGCTAAACGAAGCATGGATTCTCTTAAGGAAGCTTGTTCCTTCGCGGACTCAGCCGGGAAAAGTGGCATGGGCAAAATTGGCCATGTAGCCGGCACAGGAATGAGAGCCTTACGCGATAACCTTTCGCAAGGCAGATCGGCCGGAGTTCGCAGCAGCGTGAAAGCTCAGCACGAAGCTTTCAAAATGGAACAAGCAGATTCTGGACCATCAAACGACTGGTGGCATCCTTAA
- the trbJ gene encoding P-type conjugative transfer protein TrbJ: protein MKITKMKLIITSIFIGAFLTVSTPASAMVVTCTNCSDKFLQALERATNIEQLESLWKTYAEEMMQTQQQIMMVKQNIEQYVNMVKNTIRLPFAIKNSVIRDFKQLASLTMGLKETVANIEVLDGVYDAHYPNFNSAKQLVGLPSGEVNPQFYKHYADWSERVDEAAKATFKASGQMLKEISESEEFDAYIDQLLSSPEGRMQALDAANRLSLVQITEARKLRALMAIHIQNQIMLQQKQEKEDQTRRLHEETFFKNIYKKQLDREDPEPVSNHF from the coding sequence ATGAAAATCACTAAAATGAAATTAATAATTACCTCCATTTTCATTGGAGCTTTTTTAACTGTTTCGACTCCAGCTTCAGCCATGGTTGTCACCTGCACCAACTGCAGTGACAAATTCCTGCAAGCACTGGAACGGGCCACCAACATAGAACAGCTTGAATCCCTGTGGAAGACCTATGCAGAAGAAATGATGCAGACCCAGCAGCAGATCATGATGGTGAAGCAAAACATCGAGCAGTACGTGAACATGGTCAAAAATACCATCCGTCTGCCGTTTGCCATCAAGAACAGCGTTATCCGTGATTTCAAACAACTTGCTTCTCTGACAATGGGACTAAAAGAAACCGTTGCAAACATAGAAGTGCTGGATGGTGTTTATGACGCTCATTACCCGAACTTCAATTCAGCAAAACAGCTCGTCGGTCTCCCTTCTGGAGAAGTCAATCCCCAATTTTACAAACACTATGCCGATTGGTCTGAAAGAGTGGATGAAGCAGCAAAGGCAACATTCAAAGCCTCTGGACAAATGCTGAAAGAAATCAGCGAATCAGAAGAATTTGATGCCTACATCGACCAACTTTTAAGTTCGCCAGAAGGCCGTATGCAGGCTCTGGATGCGGCCAACCGTCTCTCTTTAGTCCAGATAACAGAGGCAAGAAAGTTACGTGCACTCATGGCAATACATATCCAGAATCAAATAATGCTCCAACAAAAACAAGAAAAGGAAGATCAAACCCGTAGGCTGCATGAAGAAACATTCTTCAAAAACATCTACAAGAAACAACTCGACAGGGAAGATCCGGAACCGGTCAGCAATCACTTTTAA
- a CDS encoding conjugal transfer protein TrbE (type IV secretion system ATPase VirB4 family), which yields MIKLNDYRDQAKGLPDLLPYAAMVENGIILCKDGSLMAGWQFRAKDTASSTAAELSTVSNTVNNALKILDSGWMCHVEAIRSPSTAYPHAGASFFPDRVTKLIEEERRRMFQAAGMFYSTETFLVVSYKPQFFSEKLGSMAYENAVQTNTLEKNLSKFKSALDELEDALSSAMQMARLRDEAVKDEFDHIQTYSPLLTLLTRCITGDNHPIVLPHTPMYLDAIIGNEDLYGGIQPKIGDKYISMLSLSGLPPESYPSILCCFEGLPVEYRFSNRFIFMDQLEALKELEKYRKSWRQKMVKLIDGVFNSANARTDNDAKSMTEDAEDAIQEIQSGLVGAGFYTSSIVLMSSDPEELDYAIRELRRQIQVRGFHCMVETINALEAWLGTHPGNSFANIRRPIINTMNLADLLPLATIWSGREYNPSPMFPPNSPPLMHCATDGSTPYRLNLHVSDIGHTLIFGPTGAGKSTLLGIIAAQFRRYPKATIFAFDKGMSMFPLCKAVGGSHYEIAGDDSSLSFAPLQHVESDSEQSWAEGWIETCATLQGLTVLPAHRNAIHSAMNMIRNNPPNLRSLTDFYHSIQDTELREAIKHYTGQGAMGTLLDAPVDDLGISDFMVFEIEELMNLGDKNLIPVLLYLFHRIEKALTGQPAILILDEAWIMLGHKVFKEKIREWLKVLRKAGCAVILATQSLSDSARSGILDVLVESCPTKIFLPNATAIQEAQYQLYQNLGLNSRQIEIIASSAPKRDYYVVSPEGRRLIDLALGPIALSFVGSSDKGSIARIKELDKLHGQNWPQKWLEERQGDFK from the coding sequence GGCTTCGAGCACTGCTGCCGAATTAAGCACGGTCAGCAATACCGTGAACAACGCTCTCAAGATTCTGGATAGCGGCTGGATGTGCCATGTTGAAGCTATTCGCTCACCATCAACGGCATATCCACATGCCGGTGCCAGTTTTTTCCCTGATCGCGTAACTAAATTAATAGAAGAAGAACGCCGCCGCATGTTTCAGGCTGCGGGAATGTTCTACTCCACTGAAACTTTTCTGGTAGTAAGCTATAAGCCGCAATTCTTTTCCGAAAAGCTGGGTAGCATGGCCTATGAAAATGCCGTCCAGACAAACACTCTTGAAAAAAATCTTTCCAAATTTAAATCAGCCCTTGATGAGCTTGAAGACGCTTTATCTTCAGCCATGCAGATGGCTCGTCTCAGGGACGAAGCAGTCAAAGACGAATTTGATCATATTCAAACATACTCACCTTTACTGACTCTGCTCACTAGGTGCATCACAGGCGACAACCACCCCATAGTTCTTCCGCATACCCCCATGTACCTTGATGCAATTATCGGCAACGAGGATCTTTATGGCGGAATTCAACCAAAGATCGGCGATAAATATATCAGTATGCTTTCTCTTTCCGGGCTTCCACCTGAAAGCTATCCCTCCATCCTATGTTGCTTTGAAGGATTACCGGTCGAATACCGTTTTTCCAACAGATTCATATTTATGGACCAGCTTGAAGCCCTCAAGGAGCTTGAAAAATACAGAAAATCATGGCGCCAGAAAATGGTCAAATTAATTGATGGCGTATTTAACAGTGCCAATGCCAGAACAGATAATGATGCAAAGAGCATGACCGAAGATGCCGAAGATGCCATTCAGGAAATTCAATCCGGACTTGTCGGAGCAGGCTTCTATACATCAAGCATTGTTTTAATGAGTTCAGATCCCGAAGAACTGGACTACGCGATTAGGGAACTGCGTAGACAGATCCAGGTAAGGGGTTTTCACTGCATGGTAGAAACTATCAATGCTTTAGAAGCATGGCTTGGTACACATCCAGGGAACTCATTCGCTAACATCCGCAGGCCGATTATTAATACAATGAACCTTGCGGACCTGCTGCCGCTGGCGACGATCTGGTCCGGACGTGAATACAATCCTTCACCCATGTTTCCTCCCAATTCTCCACCACTAATGCATTGCGCTACAGATGGTTCCACGCCATACAGATTAAACCTTCATGTAAGCGATATCGGACACACACTGATATTCGGTCCCACCGGCGCAGGTAAGTCTACTCTCTTGGGAATTATTGCAGCTCAATTCAGACGCTATCCTAAAGCAACTATTTTCGCCTTTGACAAGGGTATGTCTATGTTTCCCCTTTGTAAGGCTGTCGGTGGATCTCATTATGAAATAGCCGGCGATGATTCCAGCCTGTCATTTGCTCCTCTTCAACATGTAGAATCAGATTCAGAACAGAGTTGGGCTGAGGGATGGATTGAAACTTGTGCCACCTTGCAGGGACTGACCGTTTTGCCGGCGCATAGGAATGCAATACACTCCGCCATGAATATGATCAGGAACAACCCGCCGAACCTGCGATCCCTTACAGATTTTTATCACAGTATTCAGGACACCGAGCTGCGTGAAGCAATCAAACACTATACCGGGCAAGGAGCCATGGGGACATTACTGGATGCCCCCGTTGACGATCTTGGAATTTCCGATTTCATGGTCTTTGAAATTGAAGAGCTTATGAACCTTGGTGATAAAAACCTAATTCCCGTTCTGCTCTATCTTTTTCACCGAATTGAAAAAGCACTGACCGGACAGCCGGCCATTTTGATTCTGGATGAGGCTTGGATCATGCTTGGTCATAAAGTGTTCAAGGAAAAGATTCGCGAATGGCTCAAGGTTCTGCGTAAGGCTGGATGCGCCGTAATCCTTGCAACCCAATCTTTGTCTGATTCCGCTCGATCTGGAATCCTTGATGTCCTTGTGGAGTCCTGCCCTACAAAAATTTTCCTTCCGAACGCAACCGCGATTCAGGAAGCTCAGTACCAGCTTTACCAAAATCTGGGACTCAATTCCCGGCAGATAGAAATCATCGCATCATCCGCCCCCAAACGCGATTACTACGTTGTTTCCCCTGAAGGACGCAGGCTTATTGACTTGGCCCTAGGTCCGATAGCTCTTTCCTTTGTTGGTTCCTCCGACAAAGGAAGCATTGCGCGGATCAAAGAGTTGGACAAGCTCCATGGACAGAACTGGCCACAAAAGTGGCTTGAAGAAAGACAAGGAGATTTCAAATGA